One part of the Chryseobacterium sp. 7 genome encodes these proteins:
- a CDS encoding type I restriction endonuclease, whose amino-acid sequence MDLKIKLEQLQQKVSGLKDQIATEEATKNAFVMPFIQILGYDIFNPTEVIPEHVCDIGTKKGEKVDYVIKNNNEPIFIIECKHWKESADAHNSQLHRYYHVSKTRFGVLTNGIIYNFYTDLEKPNIMDEKPFFTINMEDLKDSSIKILESFTKKDYNLESILDSAEALKYIKAIRKEFEKEIESPSDEIVKLLVGRFFEKPMTANRMLSFKEYTKKALTSSINESISFRLKSALNINEQIEKQEDDIKPSQPIDENNDSKIVTTEEELEGFQIVKAIMREKVPAERIAYRDTLSYFGILLDDNNRKPLCRLHFNTANKYIETFSNGKDAGEKTLLNSLDDIYNFREELHKTLENY is encoded by the coding sequence ATGGACCTTAAAATTAAACTTGAGCAACTACAACAAAAAGTATCAGGATTAAAAGATCAAATTGCAACCGAAGAAGCAACAAAAAATGCATTTGTAATGCCTTTTATACAAATTTTAGGCTATGATATTTTCAACCCTACAGAAGTGATTCCAGAGCATGTTTGCGATATCGGGACAAAAAAAGGTGAAAAAGTAGATTATGTAATTAAAAATAATAATGAACCTATTTTTATTATTGAATGTAAACATTGGAAAGAAAGTGCTGATGCTCATAATTCTCAGCTTCATAGATATTATCATGTCTCCAAAACAAGATTTGGTGTTCTTACCAATGGCATTATTTATAATTTTTATACTGATCTTGAAAAGCCCAATATTATGGATGAAAAACCATTTTTCACCATCAATATGGAAGACTTAAAAGATAGTTCAATAAAAATATTGGAAAGTTTTACTAAAAAGGATTACAATCTGGAAAGTATTTTAGACTCTGCAGAGGCATTAAAATATATTAAAGCCATTAGAAAGGAGTTCGAAAAAGAAATAGAGTCTCCTTCCGATGAAATCGTAAAGTTACTGGTAGGAAGGTTTTTTGAAAAGCCAATGACTGCTAACAGAATGCTTTCTTTTAAAGAGTATACAAAAAAAGCATTAACAAGTTCCATTAATGAATCTATTAGCTTTAGGCTTAAATCTGCATTAAATATTAACGAACAGATTGAGAAACAGGAAGATGATATAAAACCATCTCAACCTATAGATGAAAATAATGATTCTAAAATTGTTACTACAGAAGAAGAGCTTGAAGGGTTCCAGATTGTAAAAGCTATTATGCGAGAAAAAGTTCCGGCAGAACGTATTGCCTATAGAGATACATTGTCTTATTTTGGAATTTTATTGGATGACAATAATAGAAAACCTCTTTGCAGATTACATTTTAATACAGCTAACAAATACATTGAAACCTTTAGCAATGGTAAGGACGCAGGGGAAAAAACATTATTGAATAGTCTGGATGACATTTATAATTTTAGAGAAGAACTTCATAAAACATTAGAAAATTATTAG
- a CDS encoding response regulator codes for MFKKILIAEDHESISISVQKTLNDLAISNTDYVYYCDDALAKVQKSIRENDLYDLLITDLSFEEDHNIQSLKDGKELIKTVKELQPSLKIIVFSAEHRSGVIDSLFNEYGINGFVRKARNDSKELKKAIASIYVDENYLSLDLQQEVKQLNNYEFSNYDITLVSLLSQGVLQKNIPIYLQNNDIKPNSLSSIEKKLNIMKENLQITNNEQLVSFCKDLGII; via the coding sequence ATGTTCAAAAAAATTTTAATAGCCGAAGATCACGAAAGCATCAGTATTTCAGTACAAAAAACACTTAACGACCTAGCTATTTCCAATACAGATTATGTCTATTATTGTGATGACGCATTAGCAAAAGTACAAAAGTCTATTCGGGAAAATGATCTTTATGATTTGTTAATTACGGATCTTTCCTTTGAAGAAGACCACAATATACAAAGTCTTAAGGATGGAAAAGAATTGATAAAAACCGTTAAAGAGCTACAGCCTTCTTTGAAAATTATTGTTTTTTCGGCAGAACACCGGTCCGGAGTAATAGACAGCCTTTTTAACGAATACGGAATTAATGGCTTTGTCCGTAAAGCCCGCAATGATTCGAAAGAACTGAAAAAAGCCATCGCTTCCATCTATGTGGATGAAAATTATCTTTCTCTTGATCTTCAGCAGGAAGTAAAACAACTCAACAATTATGAGTTTTCCAACTATGATATCACCTTAGTCTCTCTTTTATCCCAAGGAGTTTTACAGAAAAACATCCCTATTTATCTGCAAAACAATGATATTAAGCCCAACAGTTTAAGCAGCATAGAGAAAAAACTGAACATTATGAAAGAAAATCTTCAGATAACAAACAATGAGCAGCTTGTCTCATTTTGCAAAGATTTGGGGATTATTTAA
- a CDS encoding metallophosphoesterase family protein yields the protein MNKTTFCCFFFVSSLFFAQKPVQIAFLSDVHFQDLYGSFSDHSFKGIPNPRTGKPTILRTMDSQLHSTRIFNENYFAFLKALDDIAIKGIKIVAMPGDFSDDGQAYNLRGLHRILEQYHNKFGIRFYLTTGNHDPVGPFRNDGGKSDFLGQNGHPIGIYSKENIGKSPDKIITKDIAESGYLEILEELKDFGFYPQKEDLFWSTPFDQDSFENYTYKKGLQAAYYSKRMYEVAKGFSVPDLSYVVEPVKDVWMVAIDGNTYIPQNITESPENSSNYKGASIGYNNVLTNKQHLIHWVKKLAAEAKKNNKTLIAFTHYPMIDFNDGATQEIKSLLGEKKWQLERVPQEEVAKVFAEAGLQIHFAGHMHINDTGIRREGDNILVNVQVPSLAAYLPAYKILTIQSPDKMEVQTEVLNEVPHFDELFPLYEKEYEALQGNTDKILWNKDILKTKSYHDFMLFHLKELVRLRMIPDDWPADFIEKTQNLSGEDLLLLVQNKNQLQEKGITSEDFRKWSFDDLLLDLYKFQSADELAKKDIPQDRLMQYQILENLYRVKDSEELFIKQLKSVFTILSLLSHGDPADHFEIDLKRKKIKRL from the coding sequence ATGAATAAAACAACATTCTGCTGTTTCTTTTTTGTATCTTCATTGTTCTTCGCACAGAAACCGGTACAAATAGCATTTCTTTCCGATGTACATTTTCAGGACCTATACGGAAGCTTTTCAGACCATAGCTTTAAAGGAATTCCGAATCCTAGAACAGGAAAACCAACTATTCTGAGAACAATGGATTCTCAACTGCATTCTACAAGAATTTTTAACGAAAATTATTTTGCCTTTCTCAAAGCATTGGATGATATTGCGATAAAAGGAATTAAAATTGTAGCCATGCCAGGTGATTTCTCGGATGATGGGCAGGCCTATAATCTTCGTGGGCTGCATCGTATTTTAGAACAATATCACAATAAATTCGGAATTCGTTTTTATTTAACCACTGGAAATCATGATCCGGTAGGGCCTTTCAGAAATGATGGCGGAAAAAGTGATTTTCTAGGGCAGAATGGACATCCGATAGGAATTTACAGCAAAGAAAATATCGGAAAATCACCAGATAAAATCATAACAAAAGATATTGCAGAATCCGGATATCTTGAAATTTTAGAAGAATTAAAAGACTTTGGTTTTTATCCTCAAAAAGAAGATTTGTTCTGGAGTACACCTTTTGATCAGGATTCTTTTGAAAATTATACGTACAAAAAAGGATTGCAGGCTGCATATTATTCCAAAAGAATGTATGAAGTTGCTAAAGGTTTTTCTGTTCCAGATTTAAGTTATGTCGTTGAACCTGTGAAAGATGTATGGATGGTTGCAATTGACGGAAATACCTACATCCCCCAAAATATTACTGAAAGCCCAGAAAATTCTTCTAACTATAAAGGAGCAAGTATTGGATATAATAATGTACTCACAAACAAACAACATTTAATTCATTGGGTAAAAAAATTGGCAGCTGAAGCCAAAAAAAATAATAAAACCCTGATTGCATTTACCCATTATCCTATGATTGATTTCAATGATGGAGCAACGCAGGAGATTAAAAGTTTGTTAGGTGAGAAAAAGTGGCAATTGGAACGTGTTCCTCAGGAAGAAGTCGCAAAAGTATTTGCTGAAGCGGGTTTACAGATTCATTTTGCAGGTCATATGCACATTAATGATACAGGAATCAGAAGGGAAGGAGATAACATTTTAGTAAATGTTCAGGTACCATCACTGGCAGCTTATCTTCCTGCGTATAAAATTCTTACGATCCAATCTCCTGATAAAATGGAAGTCCAAACTGAAGTTTTAAATGAAGTTCCCCATTTTGATGAACTGTTTCCTTTGTATGAAAAAGAATATGAAGCTTTACAAGGCAATACAGACAAAATACTTTGGAATAAAGATATTTTAAAGACAAAATCCTATCATGATTTCATGCTCTTTCATTTAAAAGAACTGGTTCGTTTACGAATGATTCCTGATGACTGGCCTGCCGATTTTATTGAAAAAACCCAAAATTTAAGTGGTGAAGATCTTCTGTTACTCGTTCAAAATAAAAACCAACTACAAGAGAAAGGAATCACATCTGAAGACTTTAGAAAATGGTCTTTTGATGATCTTTTACTGGATCTATATAAATTTCAGTCTGCAGATGAACTTGCCAAAAAAGATATTCCTCAAGATAGGCTGATGCAATATCAGATATTGGAGAATTTATACAGGGTTAAAGATTCGGAAGAGCTATTTATTAAGCAATTGAAATCTGTTTTTACAATCCTTTCCCTGCTTTCCCATGGAGATCCGGCAGATCATTTTGAAATAGATTTAAAAAGGAAAAAAATAAAAAGATTGTAA
- a CDS encoding IS5 family transposase — MKYPTDLTENQWQYIKKTMNLKERKRKYPLLLIWNSLMYLIKTGCQWRMLPKDFPKWQLVYYYYIRWTELGYFDLILEKLRMKVRIKKGQRAEASLGIMDSQSVRWGNNRGLHGVDGNKKIKGIKRHVLVDKNGFLIAVMVCVANIHDSKAGLLLLRLLREELMNFKCILADAGYRGDFLDKAHSLYSYLVKVVSRDKEKQAKKEFKPVSKRWVIERTFAWFDNDRRLCRNYELLHESSENMTKLSAIKLLLNKI; from the coding sequence ATGAAATACCCAACCGATTTAACTGAAAACCAGTGGCAATATATAAAGAAAACGATGAACCTAAAAGAGAGAAAGAGAAAATATCCTCTTCTTTTGATTTGGAACTCCTTAATGTATTTGATAAAAACAGGTTGCCAGTGGCGTATGCTTCCTAAAGATTTCCCCAAATGGCAATTGGTTTATTACTATTATATCCGTTGGACGGAGTTGGGATATTTTGACTTAATTCTAGAAAAGCTACGAATGAAAGTTCGTATAAAAAAGGGTCAGCGAGCAGAAGCCTCCTTAGGAATAATGGATAGCCAAAGTGTACGCTGGGGCAATAATAGAGGTCTTCATGGCGTAGATGGAAATAAGAAAATAAAAGGAATAAAACGCCATGTGCTAGTAGATAAGAATGGATTTTTAATCGCAGTGATGGTTTGTGTAGCCAATATTCATGATAGTAAGGCTGGATTGCTTTTGCTTAGATTACTCAGGGAAGAGCTGATGAATTTCAAGTGTATTCTTGCTGATGCAGGCTATAGAGGAGATTTTCTAGATAAAGCTCATAGCCTTTATTCATACCTGGTAAAAGTGGTAAGTCGGGATAAAGAAAAACAAGCTAAAAAAGAGTTTAAACCCGTAAGTAAACGATGGGTAATAGAAAGAACTTTTGCTTGGTTTGATAATGACAGAAGGCTTTGTAGGAACTATGAACTACTGCATGAGTCTTCCGAAAATATGACCAAATTATCCGCTATAAAATTATTACTCAATAAAATTTAA
- a CDS encoding ATP-binding protein, which translates to MAIIQEQFGDNYGSQETSLEAIKYLNENNPANYEYVKSNYNNLGITSYNLKESDNAIRFYNLAIKFNPSPDEKTTFINNKGNAYRQKKDYKNALQMYASILKFPFKDKKLLARVITNQARTKWLQNPAYDPIQEFNKGLDIRVKEHDLYGQVSSHSHLADTYQERDPQKALFHAKKMYELAKEIKNPNDEIEALQKIILLESPEKSKSFFKVYQRRNDSIDIARKKAKNQFALIRYETEKNKAENLLLQKGIAQKEYQITKQNILIGGISLGTIILIISAFFWYKKRKQTMLLESDNKLKEQQLKVSKKVHDVVANGIYQVMTKIENQENFDKEKALDELEFVYEKSRDISYEKPETKTIVEFDEKISGLIGSFKNDEINTFLAGNEKNIWSGINESVKDNIYQIIRELLVNMKKHSHANLVAFKFERNNNTVKIQYTDNGIGVPENFLYKNGLRNTVSRIETIAGEIIFDNTTEKGLKIYITFPTS; encoded by the coding sequence ATGGCAATTATTCAGGAGCAATTTGGTGACAACTATGGAAGCCAGGAAACCTCGTTAGAAGCCATAAAATATCTTAATGAAAACAATCCGGCTAACTACGAATACGTAAAATCAAACTATAATAATCTGGGAATAACCAGTTATAATCTAAAAGAAAGTGATAATGCCATCCGTTTTTACAATCTTGCCATAAAATTCAACCCTAGCCCTGACGAAAAAACAACATTCATTAATAATAAAGGAAATGCATACCGTCAAAAGAAAGATTATAAAAATGCATTACAAATGTATGCATCCATTTTAAAATTCCCCTTCAAAGATAAAAAGCTATTAGCCAGAGTTATTACCAACCAGGCCAGAACTAAATGGCTCCAGAATCCCGCTTATGATCCCATTCAGGAATTTAATAAAGGATTAGATATCCGAGTTAAGGAACACGATTTATATGGGCAGGTATCCAGTCATTCTCACTTAGCAGACACCTATCAGGAAAGAGATCCACAAAAAGCTTTATTTCATGCAAAAAAAATGTACGAGCTTGCAAAAGAAATAAAGAACCCAAATGATGAAATTGAAGCTTTACAAAAAATTATTCTTTTAGAATCTCCCGAAAAAAGCAAATCTTTTTTTAAGGTATATCAGAGACGAAATGATAGCATTGATATTGCAAGGAAAAAAGCGAAAAACCAATTTGCTTTAATCCGCTATGAAACAGAAAAAAATAAAGCCGAAAATCTTTTACTTCAAAAAGGTATTGCTCAGAAGGAATACCAAATAACCAAACAAAATATTTTAATTGGAGGTATAAGCTTAGGAACAATCATTCTCATAATCAGTGCATTTTTTTGGTATAAGAAACGTAAACAGACTATGCTTTTAGAGTCTGACAACAAATTGAAGGAGCAACAGCTAAAAGTATCTAAAAAAGTTCATGATGTAGTTGCTAACGGAATCTATCAGGTGATGACCAAAATAGAAAATCAGGAAAATTTTGATAAGGAAAAAGCGCTGGACGAGCTTGAATTTGTTTATGAAAAATCAAGAGATATTTCCTACGAAAAACCAGAAACAAAAACTATTGTAGAATTTGATGAGAAAATATCCGGTCTTATTGGTTCATTCAAAAACGATGAAATAAATACCTTTCTTGCCGGAAATGAAAAAAATATCTGGAGTGGAATAAACGAATCTGTTAAAGATAATATCTATCAGATCATCCGCGAGCTGCTTGTCAACATGAAGAAACACAGCCATGCAAACCTTGTTGCATTCAAATTTGAAAGAAATAATAATACGGTAAAAATCCAATACACAGACAATGGAATTGGGGTTCCAGAAAATTTTTTGTATAAAAATGGATTGAGAAATACGGTTTCCCGTATTGAAACCATCGCTGGAGAAATTATTTTTGACAACACAACAGAAAAAGGGTTGAAGATTTATATCACATTCCCTACATCGTAA
- a CDS encoding phosphatidylinositol-specific phospholipase C1-like protein, translating into MKKAVLFIACLSSFNLFWAQSYALNNLKINEIQVIGSHNSYKKAILPEVYSYLSKKDTLNALPRIQYEHMPIPQQLDLGLRNLEIDVYADSKGGKYAHPKILDLVKTTEPFDPEGKMKKPGYKMIHITDIDYQTWYYTLEDCLKDLKKWSDQHPDHDPVFITLEPKDGKTNQFGTEPEHYTPKLFDDLDNELKKFLGKDKIITPDDIRGSYETLNDAVLNKNWPKVKDVKGKFLFVMDNNGENRDLYSKDHPSLKGRMIFTNSTPGTPESAVLFMNEPKKDVSAIKDLVKKGYIIRTRADADTMEARSEDYSRFEKAKESGAQIITTDYYNPSKLFKSNYKVSFGNNTYERINPVTGK; encoded by the coding sequence ATGAAAAAGGCTGTTCTGTTTATTGCTTGTTTATCTTCATTCAACCTGTTTTGGGCACAATCTTATGCTCTCAATAATTTAAAGATTAATGAAATTCAGGTGATTGGGTCTCACAACTCTTATAAAAAAGCGATTCTTCCTGAGGTATATAGTTATTTATCCAAAAAAGATACACTAAACGCTTTACCTAGGATTCAGTATGAGCACATGCCTATTCCTCAGCAACTGGATCTGGGATTGAGAAATCTGGAAATAGATGTGTATGCAGACAGCAAAGGAGGAAAATATGCCCATCCGAAAATTCTTGATCTGGTAAAAACCACCGAGCCTTTTGATCCGGAAGGTAAAATGAAAAAGCCCGGTTACAAAATGATCCATATTACAGATATTGATTATCAGACCTGGTATTATACATTGGAAGACTGCCTGAAAGACTTGAAAAAATGGTCTGACCAGCATCCTGATCATGATCCGGTTTTTATTACGCTTGAACCGAAAGATGGAAAAACCAATCAATTTGGAACCGAGCCTGAACATTATACCCCAAAACTTTTTGACGATCTCGATAATGAATTGAAAAAGTTTCTGGGAAAAGATAAAATAATCACTCCCGATGATATTCGCGGTTCTTACGAAACTCTGAACGACGCTGTTTTAAACAAAAACTGGCCAAAAGTAAAAGATGTAAAGGGAAAATTCCTTTTTGTAATGGATAATAACGGGGAAAACAGAGATTTATATAGTAAAGATCATCCATCTCTGAAAGGCAGAATGATCTTCACAAATTCTACACCGGGAACTCCTGAATCCGCAGTCTTATTCATGAATGAGCCTAAGAAAGATGTTTCAGCCATAAAAGATCTGGTTAAAAAAGGATATATCATCCGTACCAGAGCAGATGCTGATACCATGGAAGCAAGAAGTGAAGACTATTCAAGGTTTGAGAAAGCGAAGGAAAGCGGTGCACAGATTATTACAACAGATTATTATAATCCAAGCAAATTATTCAAGTCCAATTATAAGGTAAGCTTTGGCAACAACACTTATGAAAGAATAAACCCCGTGACAGGAAAATAG